One genomic region from Streptomyces sp. NBC_00582 encodes:
- a CDS encoding LLM class flavin-dependent oxidoreductase: MSGPALRLALELDGDGAHPAAWRRAAHSPDHLLTPRRVAEVGAAAENAGFTLLTLEDGALPPAAAPDAVGRIGAVERAAFLAASTSVVGIAPVIPVTYAEPFHVSSQLASLDHISTGRAGWVVGEEERPEAARSWGRPLVAGPDARARENRDGVDVVRALWDSWEDDAVIRSVATSRYLDRDRLHYVDFTGDTFTVKGPAIVPRPPQGQLVVLGRPDRVPAALLDVALVGGRDLAEVRAAAAAAGTARTFAEVEIALDTAHATAEERLADLAQHSPWTDRGRLRHLGSAAGLATLLAELRGVVDGVRLHPLVLDEDLPELSRLVLPHLFERRHAVRPLPAATLRTHLGLERPANRYATAAGALEETR, translated from the coding sequence GTGTCCGGTCCTGCCCTGCGGCTCGCCCTCGAACTCGACGGCGACGGCGCCCACCCCGCGGCCTGGCGCCGCGCCGCCCACTCGCCCGACCATCTCCTCACCCCGCGCCGCGTCGCCGAGGTCGGTGCCGCAGCGGAGAACGCCGGGTTCACCCTGCTCACCCTGGAGGACGGCGCCCTGCCGCCCGCCGCCGCGCCCGACGCCGTCGGCCGGATCGGCGCGGTGGAGAGGGCCGCGTTCCTCGCCGCGTCGACCAGTGTCGTCGGGATCGCCCCCGTGATCCCGGTGACGTACGCCGAACCCTTCCACGTCTCCAGCCAGTTGGCCTCCCTCGACCACATCTCCACCGGGCGCGCGGGCTGGGTGGTCGGCGAGGAGGAACGGCCGGAGGCCGCCCGCTCCTGGGGGCGCCCCCTCGTCGCCGGGCCGGACGCCCGGGCCCGCGAGAACCGTGACGGCGTCGACGTGGTCCGCGCGCTGTGGGACTCCTGGGAGGACGACGCCGTCATCCGCTCCGTCGCCACCAGTCGCTACCTGGACCGTGACCGGCTGCACTACGTCGACTTCACCGGGGACACCTTCACGGTCAAGGGCCCGGCGATCGTGCCGCGCCCGCCCCAGGGGCAGCTGGTGGTGCTCGGAAGGCCCGACCGGGTGCCCGCCGCCCTGCTGGACGTGGCGCTGGTCGGCGGACGCGACCTGGCGGAGGTGCGCGCGGCCGCCGCCGCTGCCGGGACGGCCCGGACGTTCGCCGAGGTCGAGATCGCCCTCGACACCGCGCACGCCACGGCCGAGGAACGCCTCGCCGACCTCGCGCAGCACAGCCCCTGGACCGACCGGGGCCGGCTGCGGCACCTCGGCTCGGCCGCCGGACTCGCCACGCTGCTGGCCGAGTTGAGGGGAGTCGTGGACGGCGTACGGCTGCATCCGCTGGTGCTGGACGAGGACCTGCCTGAGCTCTCCCGGCTCGTCCTGCCCCATCTCTTCGAGCGCCGGCACGCCGTACGGCCGCTGCCCGCCGCGACCCTGCGCACCCACCTGGGCCTGGAGCGCCCCGCCAACCGTTACGCGACCGCCGCCGGGGCCCTGGAGGAGACCCGATGA
- a CDS encoding TauD/TfdA dioxygenase family protein — protein MTTDFDSQTTGAAGVEVRPVAGHIGAEIEGVDLAAGVDDAQVAVIRAAVLRWKVVFFRGQRLDHTGHVALARRFGEPVVLRKRGSASPADFPEIETTADRLELGGGFGMEHDEWLRRRRHTLLRGWHCDHGARIDPPAATILRAETVPPYGGDTTWSNLAAAYAGLSAPVREFVDGLRAEHRLGVGYQPRPGEDAYVRHLLDHQVASLHPLVRVHPETGERILYVNGYYVEQIADVSRAESRALLDMLLDQAVRPEYTVRFRWEPGSVAFWDNRATIHLAPGDNAHLGFPRTMHRVMLTGDVPVGVDGRPSQPITGTEPGRW, from the coding sequence ATGACGACGGACTTCGACAGCCAGACGACGGGGGCGGCCGGGGTCGAGGTGAGACCGGTCGCCGGGCACATCGGCGCCGAGATCGAGGGCGTCGACCTGGCCGCGGGCGTCGACGACGCCCAGGTCGCCGTGATCAGGGCGGCCGTGCTGCGCTGGAAGGTGGTGTTCTTCCGCGGACAGCGCCTCGACCACACCGGACACGTGGCGCTCGCCCGCCGCTTCGGCGAACCGGTGGTGCTGCGCAAGCGGGGCAGCGCCTCACCGGCGGACTTCCCGGAGATCGAGACGACCGCCGACCGGCTGGAGCTGGGCGGCGGCTTCGGCATGGAGCACGACGAATGGCTCCGGCGCCGCCGGCACACCCTGCTGCGCGGCTGGCACTGCGACCACGGCGCCCGGATCGACCCGCCGGCCGCGACGATCCTGCGCGCCGAGACGGTCCCTCCCTACGGCGGTGACACCACCTGGTCCAACCTGGCGGCCGCGTACGCCGGACTGTCCGCGCCGGTGAGAGAGTTCGTGGACGGGCTCCGGGCCGAGCACCGCCTCGGCGTCGGTTACCAGCCGCGCCCCGGCGAGGACGCCTACGTCCGTCACCTGCTCGACCACCAGGTGGCCTCGCTGCACCCGCTGGTCAGGGTCCACCCGGAGACCGGCGAGCGGATCCTGTACGTCAACGGCTACTACGTCGAGCAGATCGCCGACGTCTCCCGGGCCGAGAGCCGTGCCCTCCTCGACATGCTGCTGGACCAGGCGGTCCGCCCCGAGTACACCGTCCGCTTCCGCTGGGAGCCCGGCAGCGTGGCCTTCTGGGACAACCGGGCCACCATCCACCTCGCGCCCGGTGACAACGCCCACCTCGGCTTCCCGCGCACCATGCACCGCGTCATGCTCACCGGCGACGTACCCGTGGGTGTGGACGGCAGGCCCTCGCAGCCGATCACCGGCACGGAGCCGGGCCGCTGGTGA
- a CDS encoding DoxX family protein, translating to MARSGRSPLLLAGLLATAGVAHFAAPRSFDATIPRALPGSPRAWTYASGAVELALAAGLAAPRTRKAAALASAAFFVGVFPANVKMAWDWRDRPTPLKAAALGRLPLQVPLVLWARSVANGTEGRS from the coding sequence TTGGCCCGGTCCGGACGCTCACCCCTGCTGCTGGCCGGTCTGCTGGCCACCGCGGGCGTGGCCCACTTCGCCGCCCCCCGCTCCTTCGACGCGACGATCCCGCGCGCCCTGCCGGGCTCGCCCAGGGCCTGGACGTACGCCAGCGGCGCCGTCGAGCTGGCGCTGGCGGCCGGACTGGCGGCGCCCCGGACCCGGAAGGCGGCCGCCCTGGCCAGTGCCGCGTTCTTCGTCGGCGTCTTCCCCGCCAACGTGAAGATGGCGTGGGACTGGCGCGACCGTCCCACCCCCCTCAAGGCCGCCGCTCTCGGCCGGCTGCCCCTGCAGGTGCCCCTCGTGCTGTGGGCCCGCAGCGTCGCGAACGGCACGGAAGGACGGTCATGA
- a CDS encoding DNA polymerase ligase N-terminal domain-containing protein, with amino-acid sequence MSERLREYRDKRDFARTREPAGQDARGAGGPRFVVQIHDARTLHFDFRLQVGDVLKSWSVPKGPSARPKDKRLAVPTEDHPLEYEDFEGVIPAGEYGGGTVIVWDRGTYEPLGAERDVGEALRRGHLSFRLRGGKLRGSYALTRFRGGRPGDEEEAWLLVKSGGRAHRDTPDPRRARSVRTGRTLGQVAADA; translated from the coding sequence GTGAGCGAGCGGCTGCGGGAGTACCGGGACAAGCGGGATTTCGCGAGGACCCGGGAGCCGGCGGGGCAGGACGCCCGGGGCGCGGGGGGACCGCGGTTCGTCGTCCAGATCCATGACGCGCGCACCCTGCACTTCGACTTCCGGCTCCAGGTCGGCGACGTCCTGAAGTCGTGGTCGGTCCCCAAGGGCCCCTCGGCACGGCCGAAGGACAAACGGCTCGCCGTGCCGACGGAGGACCATCCGCTGGAGTACGAGGACTTCGAGGGGGTGATCCCGGCGGGTGAGTACGGGGGCGGGACGGTGATCGTGTGGGACCGGGGCACGTACGAGCCGCTCGGCGCCGAGCGCGACGTCGGGGAGGCCCTGCGCCGGGGCCATCTCTCCTTCCGGCTGCGCGGCGGGAAGCTGCGCGGCTCGTACGCGCTCACCCGCTTCCGGGGCGGTCGGCCCGGCGACGAGGAGGAGGCCTGGCTGCTGGTCAAGTCGGGCGGCCGCGCGCACCGTGACACACCGGACCCCCGCCGGGCCCGCTCGGTGCGCACCGGACGGACCCTCGGCCAGGTGGCCGCCGACGCGTGA
- a CDS encoding ATP-binding SpoIIE family protein phosphatase — MEHVVAAAVIDARGIVTGWSEGARLLTGHPAEEAVGRAATDLLAEELPRLPAPGWTRPVVVRHRDGHPVALTVTACPVLGPDGEPAGWTLTAERPSAPEPTVAGRAFQQASMSMSVFDPDQHYLRLNEVACKVMGVPEDVLLGRHFPDTVEEAEHSRGFNWHLRHVAETGRPVRYESWTGAPSLNREHAWTTEMWPVREPSGEVVGVALAAFDSTEQYLARQRLALLNEAAASIGTTLDMVRTTEEVVALLVPRFADFVSVDLLDWVLGADEPPPVPDGEVVLRRVAHGSAREGTPEAAVRLGETDVHPPFSPPARALREGRAVRIQAGEPDFMRWLVERNTRDPEGRRFRTGVHSVISVPLRARGTTLGVLVGVRIAHPDDYEDDDAVFAEELASRAAVCIDNARRFARERTTALALQHSLLPRGLPGQAAVEVAHRYLPSGSTAGIGGDWFDVIPLSGSRVALVVGDVVGHGIPSSATMGRLCMAVRTLADVDLPPDELLTHLDDLVTHLAGYQEGGDGDEVAELGATCLYAVYDPVSRRLDLAAAGHPAPALLLPDGRAELIRMTPGPPLGVGGLPFEAVELELPEGAVVALYTDGLIEDRDRDVDRATGELCSALTAPTATLDALCDTVLKAVLPEEPSDDVALLLARTRALGADRVATWDVDPDPAHVAATRQAATEQLAAWGLEEAAFVTELVVSELVTNAIRYGEPPIRLRLIRDRSLICEVSDGSSTSPHLRRAHAFDEGGRGLLLVAQLTQRWGSRQTDRGKTIWAEQTLEPG; from the coding sequence ATGGAGCATGTCGTCGCTGCGGCGGTCATCGATGCCCGGGGCATCGTGACGGGCTGGAGCGAGGGTGCCCGTCTGCTGACGGGCCATCCGGCCGAGGAGGCCGTGGGGCGGGCGGCGACCGACCTGCTCGCCGAGGAGCTCCCCCGGCTCCCCGCACCCGGGTGGACACGGCCCGTCGTCGTACGCCACCGCGACGGCCACCCCGTCGCCCTCACCGTCACCGCCTGCCCGGTGCTCGGCCCCGACGGCGAGCCCGCCGGCTGGACCCTCACCGCCGAGCGGCCCTCGGCCCCGGAACCGACCGTCGCGGGGCGCGCCTTCCAGCAGGCGTCCATGTCGATGTCCGTCTTCGACCCCGACCAGCACTATCTGCGACTGAACGAGGTCGCCTGCAAGGTGATGGGCGTGCCCGAGGACGTCCTGCTCGGCCGCCACTTCCCCGACACCGTGGAGGAGGCCGAGCACAGCCGGGGCTTCAACTGGCACCTTCGGCACGTGGCCGAGACCGGCCGCCCGGTCCGCTACGAGAGCTGGACCGGCGCCCCCTCCCTTAACCGGGAGCACGCGTGGACCACCGAGATGTGGCCCGTGCGCGAGCCGTCCGGGGAGGTCGTCGGGGTCGCCCTGGCCGCGTTCGACAGCACCGAGCAGTACCTGGCCCGCCAGCGGCTGGCCCTGCTGAACGAGGCGGCGGCCTCCATCGGCACCACCCTCGACATGGTGCGCACCACCGAGGAGGTCGTCGCCCTCCTCGTGCCGCGGTTCGCCGACTTCGTCAGCGTCGACCTGCTGGACTGGGTCCTCGGCGCCGACGAGCCGCCACCCGTCCCGGACGGTGAGGTCGTGCTGCGCCGCGTCGCCCACGGCTCCGCCCGCGAGGGCACCCCCGAGGCGGCGGTCCGGCTCGGCGAGACCGACGTCCATCCGCCCTTCAGCCCGCCCGCGCGCGCCCTGCGGGAGGGGCGCGCCGTCCGTATCCAGGCGGGCGAGCCCGACTTCATGCGCTGGCTCGTCGAACGCAACACCCGCGACCCCGAGGGCCGCCGCTTCCGCACCGGGGTCCACTCGGTGATCTCGGTGCCCCTGCGGGCCCGGGGCACCACCCTCGGCGTCCTCGTCGGCGTCCGTATCGCGCACCCCGACGACTACGAGGACGACGACGCCGTCTTCGCCGAGGAGCTCGCCAGCCGGGCCGCCGTCTGCATCGACAACGCCCGCCGCTTCGCCCGCGAACGCACCACCGCGCTCGCCCTCCAGCACAGCCTGCTGCCGCGCGGGCTGCCCGGACAGGCCGCCGTCGAGGTCGCCCACCGCTATCTGCCCAGCGGCTCCACCGCCGGCATCGGCGGCGACTGGTTCGACGTGATCCCGCTCTCCGGCAGCCGGGTCGCCCTAGTCGTCGGCGACGTCGTGGGCCACGGCATCCCCTCCTCGGCGACCATGGGCCGGCTCTGCATGGCCGTGCGCACCCTCGCCGACGTGGACCTGCCGCCCGACGAGCTCCTCACCCACCTCGACGACCTGGTCACCCATCTGGCGGGCTACCAGGAGGGCGGCGACGGCGACGAGGTCGCGGAACTGGGCGCCACCTGCCTGTACGCCGTCTACGACCCCGTCAGCCGCCGTCTCGACCTGGCCGCCGCCGGCCACCCCGCACCGGCCCTCCTGCTGCCCGACGGCCGCGCGGAACTGATCCGGATGACCCCCGGCCCGCCCCTCGGCGTCGGCGGACTGCCCTTCGAGGCGGTCGAGCTGGAACTGCCCGAGGGCGCGGTCGTCGCCCTCTACACCGACGGTCTGATCGAGGACCGCGACCGGGACGTCGACCGCGCCACCGGTGAGCTGTGCAGCGCCCTCACCGCGCCGACCGCCACCCTCGACGCCCTGTGCGACACCGTGCTCAAGGCTGTCCTGCCGGAGGAACCCAGCGACGACGTGGCCCTGCTGCTGGCCCGCACCCGCGCCCTCGGCGCCGACCGGGTCGCCACCTGGGACGTGGATCCCGACCCCGCCCATGTCGCCGCCACCCGGCAGGCCGCCACCGAACAACTCGCCGCGTGGGGACTGGAGGAGGCGGCCTTCGTCACCGAACTCGTCGTCAGCGAACTGGTCACCAACGCCATCCGCTACGGCGAACCCCCCATCCGGCTCCGGCTGATCCGCGACCGCAGCCTCATCTGCGAGGTCTCCGACGGCAGTTCCACCTCGCCGCATCTGCGCCGCGCCCACGCCTTCGACGAGGGCGGACGCGGTCTGCTGCTGGTCGCGCAGCTCACCCAGCGCTGGGGCAGCCGGCAGACGGACCGCGGCAAGACGATCTGGGCGGAACAGACCCTCGAACCCGGGTGA
- a CDS encoding aldo/keto reductase produces the protein MIDIPVHTLNDGTRLPALGLGTWPMDDAQAEEAVAGALGLGYRLIDTATNYRNETGVGRGVARGAVPREELVVTTKLPGRHHGYEETLASFEESRRRLGLDHVDLYLIHWPLPRVGKYVDSWRAMIQLREEGLVRSIGVSNFTPEHIERLEKETGVLPSVNQIELHPLFPQDELRAFHEAKGIVTESWSPLGRGSGLLEDPTVVAVSEALGVTPAQVLLRWHVQLGAVPIPKSADAGRQGANLDVFGFELGPAQLGALTDRPHRRLGGDPQTHEEF, from the coding sequence GTGATCGACATCCCGGTGCACACGCTCAACGACGGTACGAGGCTCCCGGCCCTCGGTCTGGGCACCTGGCCGATGGACGACGCGCAGGCGGAGGAGGCGGTGGCCGGGGCGCTCGGGCTGGGCTACCGGCTGATCGACACGGCGACGAACTACCGCAACGAGACCGGGGTCGGCCGCGGCGTGGCCCGGGGCGCGGTGCCCCGCGAGGAGCTCGTGGTCACCACCAAGCTCCCCGGCCGCCATCACGGCTACGAGGAGACGCTCGCCTCCTTCGAGGAGTCCCGCCGCCGGCTGGGCCTCGACCACGTCGACCTCTATCTGATCCACTGGCCGCTCCCCCGGGTCGGCAAGTACGTCGACTCCTGGCGGGCCATGATCCAGCTCCGCGAGGAGGGTCTGGTCCGCTCGATCGGCGTCTCGAACTTCACGCCCGAGCACATCGAGCGCCTGGAGAAGGAGACGGGCGTCCTGCCGTCGGTCAACCAGATCGAGCTGCACCCCCTCTTCCCGCAGGACGAGCTGCGCGCCTTCCACGAGGCGAAGGGCATCGTCACGGAGAGCTGGAGCCCCCTGGGGCGGGGCTCGGGCCTCCTTGAGGACCCCACGGTCGTCGCGGTCTCCGAGGCCCTCGGGGTCACCCCCGCCCAGGTCCTGCTGCGCTGGCACGTCCAGCTCGGCGCGGTGCCCATCCCGAAGTCCGCCGACGCCGGCCGTCAGGGGGCCAACCTGGACGTGTTCGGTTTCGAGCTCGGGCCGGCCCAGCTGGGCGCGCTCACGGACCGCCCCCACCGGCGGCTGGGCGGCGATCCGCAGACCCACGAGGAGTTCTGA
- a CDS encoding peroxiredoxin has protein sequence MTKTLETGDKVEDFSLPDETGTVVALTDLLADGPVVLFFYPAALSPGCTAEACHFRDLAAEFAAVGARPVGISGDSVDRQQEFAGRHTLGMTLLSDTDGSVRELFGVKRGISLAPTKRATFVIAEDRTVLEVVRSELRMNTHADRALEALRAHRA, from the coding sequence ATGACGAAGACGCTGGAGACCGGCGACAAGGTCGAGGACTTCTCGCTGCCCGACGAGACCGGCACGGTGGTGGCCCTGACGGACCTGCTCGCCGACGGGCCCGTCGTGCTCTTCTTCTATCCCGCCGCCCTCAGCCCCGGCTGCACCGCCGAGGCCTGCCACTTCCGCGACCTCGCGGCCGAGTTCGCCGCGGTGGGCGCCCGGCCCGTCGGCATCAGCGGGGACTCCGTCGACCGCCAGCAGGAGTTCGCCGGCCGCCACACCCTCGGCATGACCCTGCTGTCCGACACGGACGGCAGCGTGCGGGAACTCTTCGGGGTGAAGCGCGGCATCTCCCTCGCGCCCACCAAGCGGGCCACCTTCGTCATCGCCGAGGACCGCACCGTCCTGGAGGTCGTCCGCAGCGAACTGCGGATGAACACCCACGCCGACCGCGCCCTGGAGGCGCTGCGCGCCCACCGCGCCTGA
- a CDS encoding LLM class flavin-dependent oxidoreductase, protein MSPTSRPLRKLGFLTIGLFDGDDPRRGHETTLEIIELGERLGFDSAWVRHRHLQYGISSPVAVLAAASQRTRRIELGTAVIPLGWENPLRLAEDLATVDILSGGRLNPGVSVGPPMHYDQVKGALYPDTADAEDFGYERVRRLLDLVRGKSASDFSGVEGFEVFSDRVQPHSPGLGRRLWYGGGSVSSARWAGEHGMNFLTSSVVKADGPDDTRDFAEIQLSHVRAFRAAHPDGEAARVSQGLVVVPTDSASPEQRARYEEFAAARLPRTRSPQGPARLLFAPDLVGTSEEIAERLHAHAAFREIDEVAFALPFTFEHEDYVQILTDMATRLGPALGWRPASTG, encoded by the coding sequence GTGTCCCCCACCTCACGCCCGTTGCGCAAGCTGGGCTTCCTCACCATCGGGCTGTTCGACGGGGACGACCCGCGCCGGGGGCACGAGACCACGCTGGAGATCATCGAGCTGGGCGAGCGGCTCGGCTTCGACAGCGCCTGGGTGCGCCACCGCCATCTGCAGTACGGCATCTCCTCCCCCGTCGCCGTCCTGGCGGCCGCCTCGCAGCGCACCCGCCGGATCGAGCTCGGCACCGCGGTGATCCCGCTGGGCTGGGAGAACCCGCTGCGGCTGGCGGAGGACCTGGCGACCGTCGACATCCTGTCCGGCGGGCGGCTCAACCCGGGCGTGAGCGTCGGCCCGCCGATGCACTACGACCAGGTCAAGGGCGCCCTGTACCCGGACACGGCCGACGCCGAGGACTTCGGCTACGAGCGGGTGCGCCGGCTGCTGGACCTCGTGCGGGGGAAGTCCGCGAGCGACTTCAGCGGGGTCGAGGGCTTCGAGGTGTTCTCCGACCGGGTGCAGCCGCACTCCCCGGGCCTCGGCCGGCGCCTGTGGTACGGCGGCGGCAGCGTCAGCTCGGCGCGGTGGGCCGGGGAGCACGGCATGAACTTCCTCACCAGCAGTGTCGTCAAGGCCGATGGCCCGGACGACACACGGGACTTCGCCGAGATCCAGCTCTCCCACGTGCGGGCCTTCCGCGCCGCGCACCCCGACGGCGAGGCCGCCCGCGTCTCCCAGGGACTCGTGGTGGTCCCCACCGATTCCGCCTCGCCGGAGCAGCGCGCCCGGTACGAGGAGTTCGCCGCCGCGCGCCTGCCGCGGACCCGTTCCCCGCAGGGGCCGGCCCGTCTGCTGTTCGCCCCCGACCTGGTCGGCACCTCGGAGGAGATCGCCGAGCGGCTGCACGCGCACGCGGCGTTCCGCGAGATCGACGAGGTGGCCTTCGCCCTGCCGTTCACCTTCGAGCACGAGGACTACGTACAGATCCTCACCGACATGGCGACCAGGCTGGGCCCGGCCCTGGGCTGGCGCCCGGCGTCCACCGGGTGA
- a CDS encoding MarR family winged helix-turn-helix transcriptional regulator, translating to MSTEPLPVPAVASPEVIEIERALTRITYLSTRARRHDRLMALAGVPLDRAAVALLRQVADSEPLRPGELAQRLGVEASHVTRTVQQLQKSGYVTRVPDPDDGRAQRIQLTDAGREAIDRVRDAGARGMQLALSDWTPEELGQLAALFHRMVDDFLSYAVDEEGEQPSVGA from the coding sequence ATGTCCACCGAACCGCTCCCCGTGCCCGCCGTCGCCTCCCCGGAAGTGATCGAGATCGAGCGCGCGCTCACCCGGATCACCTATCTGAGCACCCGCGCCCGCCGGCACGACCGGCTGATGGCGCTGGCCGGCGTCCCCCTGGACCGGGCCGCCGTCGCGCTGCTGCGGCAGGTCGCCGACTCCGAGCCGCTGCGGCCGGGCGAGCTGGCCCAGCGCCTGGGGGTGGAGGCCTCCCATGTGACCCGCACGGTGCAGCAGCTCCAGAAGTCAGGCTATGTCACCCGCGTCCCCGACCCCGACGACGGCCGGGCCCAGCGGATCCAGCTCACGGACGCCGGCCGTGAGGCCATCGACCGGGTCCGCGACGCGGGTGCCCGCGGCATGCAGCTCGCCCTGTCCGACTGGACCCCCGAGGAGCTCGGCCAGCTCGCCGCGCTCTTCCACCGCATGGTCGACGACTTCCTGTCCTACGCCGTCGACGAGGAGGGCGAGCAGCCGTCGGTCGGCGCCTGA
- a CDS encoding metallophosphoesterase family protein, producing MSDSSRETAAGAGWGEAEPGAYRQLMPGRVEKISWLDPRMLWAARNGVLASWFGDPTGRTRERWVEQRAAAGAPADKVIRRSDPDRFSFMVIGDTGEGDAPQYAVVPGFLKVSQGTAFTVLASDVIYPVGAADDYGAKFFRPYRDYRAPIYAIPGNHDWYEDLGGFMRVFCDDAPPPPAGPAPRPLTGAWLRSLLWHRPRPHDGRRLDEARALRAAADQQAVQPGPYWAIDAGPVRIVGIDTGLLGTVDAAQGAWLREVSRGPRPKILVTGSPLYVDGEHHPCPVEGGGTVDDIVRAPEHRYVAAIGGDIHNYQRYPVTLADGRTLQYVVAGGGGAFMHATHTIPRVSIAGVTEQDFRCYPLRGDSLAFYSRLYGRRLRLRRFFALTEAEAQAVVAERVGIPATRAPGPQVRVTRRIRLIAGLLGTGSRPGRRRRLRLPVRKIYTQLFSPSSATYSPPFFKCFLRLDVTPESIRLRCHAATGNRAQERNPPVEDEVVIPLV from the coding sequence GTGTCTGACTCCTCACGTGAAACCGCGGCGGGCGCCGGCTGGGGCGAGGCGGAACCCGGTGCGTACCGGCAGTTGATGCCCGGCCGGGTCGAGAAGATCTCATGGCTCGACCCCAGGATGCTGTGGGCGGCCCGCAACGGGGTGCTGGCCTCCTGGTTCGGGGATCCCACGGGCCGTACCCGCGAGCGGTGGGTGGAGCAGCGCGCCGCGGCCGGGGCGCCCGCCGACAAGGTGATCCGGCGCTCGGACCCGGACCGTTTCTCCTTCATGGTCATCGGCGACACGGGAGAGGGCGACGCACCGCAATACGCCGTGGTGCCAGGGTTTCTGAAGGTGAGTCAGGGCACCGCGTTCACCGTCCTCGCCAGCGACGTCATCTACCCGGTGGGCGCCGCGGACGACTACGGCGCCAAGTTCTTCCGCCCGTACCGGGACTATCGCGCCCCCATCTACGCGATACCGGGGAACCACGACTGGTACGAGGACCTCGGCGGATTCATGCGGGTCTTCTGCGACGACGCCCCGCCGCCGCCGGCCGGGCCCGCGCCGCGCCCGCTCACCGGCGCCTGGCTGCGCTCCCTGCTGTGGCACCGGCCGCGTCCGCACGACGGCCGACGCCTGGACGAGGCACGGGCGTTGCGTGCGGCCGCGGACCAACAGGCCGTGCAGCCGGGCCCGTACTGGGCGATCGACGCCGGACCGGTGCGGATCGTCGGTATCGACACCGGTCTGCTCGGCACCGTCGACGCCGCGCAGGGCGCGTGGCTGCGCGAGGTGTCCCGGGGACCCCGGCCGAAGATCCTCGTCACCGGCTCGCCGCTGTACGTCGACGGTGAGCACCACCCCTGCCCCGTCGAGGGCGGGGGGACGGTCGACGACATCGTGCGCGCGCCGGAGCACCGCTATGTCGCCGCGATCGGCGGCGACATCCACAACTACCAGCGCTATCCGGTGACGTTGGCGGACGGTCGCACCCTGCAGTACGTGGTGGCGGGCGGCGGCGGGGCCTTCATGCACGCCACGCACACCATCCCCCGGGTGTCGATCGCCGGGGTCACCGAGCAGGACTTCCGCTGCTACCCGCTGCGCGGCGACTCCCTCGCCTTCTACAGCAGGCTCTACGGCCGCCGGCTGCGGCTGCGCCGCTTCTTCGCCCTCACCGAGGCCGAGGCGCAGGCGGTCGTCGCCGAACGGGTCGGCATCCCGGCGACCCGCGCACCCGGGCCGCAGGTCCGGGTGACCCGGCGGATCCGGCTGATCGCGGGCCTGCTGGGCACCGGGAGCCGCCCGGGCCGCCGACGGCGCCTGCGGCTCCCCGTGCGCAAGATCTACACGCAGTTGTTCTCGCCGAGCTCGGCGACCTACAGCCCGCCCTTCTTCAAGTGCTTCCTGCGGCTTGACGTCACCCCGGAGTCGATCCGCCTGCGCTGCCACGCGGCCACCGGCAACCGCGCGCAGGAACGGAACCCGCCGGTCGAGGACGAGGTCGTCATCCCGCTCGTCTGA